In Nakamurella antarctica, the following are encoded in one genomic region:
- a CDS encoding ABC transporter ATP-binding protein, protein MTHHSFVPEEGTTESTGGATDAAIVIDHVSREFRSRRSSLFGPAPVVHALSDVSLVVPRRSRFGIVGESGSGKTTLVRLIAALDRPSSGRVVIDGTDISTLTDRQLRPTRKRLQLVFQDPMGSLNPRMRIGEIVGEPLQVQGASGIADRVAAVLEQVGMPASVMNRYPHQFSGGQRQRISIARAIAPRPAILLADEAVSALDVTIRAQILQLLDELATVEDFTMVFVSHDLSVIQRVCDRVAVLHRGKLVETGTIDEVYGSPQEEYTRELLGAVPTLERGLASALERQACKAAREPWASNHSDGA, encoded by the coding sequence ATGACCCACCATTCGTTCGTGCCCGAAGAGGGAACCACGGAGTCCACTGGGGGAGCCACGGACGCCGCAATAGTGATTGATCACGTTTCCCGCGAGTTCCGCAGCAGACGCTCCTCGCTCTTCGGACCAGCGCCAGTCGTGCACGCCCTCAGCGACGTGAGTTTGGTGGTTCCCCGACGATCACGATTTGGGATTGTTGGCGAGTCTGGTTCGGGCAAAACAACTCTTGTGCGTTTAATTGCAGCCTTGGACAGACCAAGTTCCGGCCGAGTGGTGATTGATGGCACCGACATCAGCACTCTCACTGATAGGCAACTTCGCCCGACCCGCAAACGGTTGCAGTTGGTATTCCAGGACCCGATGGGATCGTTGAATCCGCGCATGCGGATCGGTGAGATCGTTGGCGAGCCACTTCAAGTTCAAGGAGCCTCGGGTATCGCCGACCGGGTTGCCGCTGTGCTGGAGCAGGTGGGGATGCCAGCATCGGTAATGAATAGGTACCCCCACCAATTTTCTGGCGGACAGCGCCAACGCATTTCGATCGCGCGCGCTATCGCGCCCCGGCCGGCGATACTGCTTGCCGATGAGGCTGTTTCGGCATTGGACGTGACAATTCGAGCCCAGATTCTGCAGCTTCTCGATGAGCTTGCCACCGTCGAGGATTTCACCATGGTGTTCGTCTCGCACGATCTTTCGGTGATCCAACGTGTCTGTGACAGGGTCGCTGTCCTTCATCGAGGAAAGCTCGTGGAGACCGGCACTATCGACGAGGTGTACGGGAGTCCGCAGGAGGAGTACACCCGCGAACTTCTTGGCGCTGTACCGACTCTGGAGCGTGGACTGGCTAGCGCGCTGGAACGACAGGCTTGCAAGGCGGCGCGCGAGCCATGGGCGAGCAACCACAGCGATGGGGCATGA